The following nucleotide sequence is from Bacteroidia bacterium.
GAAATATATGACTATCTACGCTTACTTTTTGCTCGAGTAGGACAAACTTATTCACCTGTTTCAGATACTATAGTTAAAACGCATACCATTCAAGATGTAGTAGATTTTACAGCAAACTTACCACTGAATACCAAAGTTTATCTCACGGTTAGTAATCATAAAAAAGATAAACGCACTTTAAAGGAAAATTTAGAGGTTCAATTACAAAAAGGTTTTAGCCGTTTATTCTACTATGGTCAGATAGTAGATATTGAGGATTTCATTTCTACAATTACTAAAAAGGAAGAGCACGACTACATAAAAGGGAATATTTATCTGCTGATTGATAGAACGATTATTCGAGAAAATTTTTCCCAATATCTCAACGATTGGTCTGATTCTGTGTCAACGGCTTTCTCTGAAGGCGAAGGAGAACTTACTTTGTGGATAGAGAGCCCTCAAACTTTGAAATTGCCCAAAAATGAGAAACTAGATCCGAGCAAATACTACATTACTTTTTCTGACCGATTTGAAGCAGATGGAATAGCATTTGAACGCCCTACTCCCGAATTTTTTAACTTTAATACGGCGTATGGAGCTTGTGCTTTGTGTCAAGGAAGCGGCTATGGTCATACTTATTCTAGAAATTTAATTATTCCCGCACCTGAACTTTCTGTTAAAGAAGGCGCTGTACGTATATGGAAAGGAAAGATGCAGGAATATTTGAATAATTTTCTCAAAACTGCCCCTCGCTATGGATTTGACATTGATAAACCCTACGAATCGTTGACAGAGAAAGAAAAAAATATCTTGTGGTATGGATTAGACACACTTTGCGTGGGGATTATTCCAAGTATAATGGAAGCACTCAAAAGCAACCAAATATATGTTTTGAACTCACTAGAAAAAGTCAAAACTACAGGTGTATGTGCATCCTGTGAAGGTACTCGCGTACGCATGGAAACGAATTATGTAAAAATAGGTAACAAAAACATTCGCCAAGTACTTCAAATGTCCATTTCCGAAGTTTTAGAATGGATAAACAACCTCGAGCTTAGCCCCTATCAACAAAAAATAGCAGAACGTTTATTGATTGAAATACAATCAAGGTTAGAATACGTTCAGCAGGTTGGATTAGAATATTTGACCTTGCATAGAAATGCAAATACACTTTCAGGAGGAGAAACACAACGTATTCATTTAGCTAAGTCTTTGGGCAGCCCTTTAATTAACACCCTGTACATTTTAGATGAACCTTCTATTGGTTTGCATCCGAATGATACCCAAAAGCTAATACAGACCCTTAAAAACTTACGCAATTTAGGCAATACTGTAATTGTAGTAGAACACGACCCCGAAATTATGAAACACGCTGACTACATTATTGATATGGGCAAATATGCAGGAGAAAATGGGGGAAATATCGTTTTTCAAGGAAAGTATTCAGAACTTCTCAAATGTGAGCAAAGTTTGACAGGTGCTTATTTATCAGGTAGATCATCTATTCCTGTACCTAAAAACAGGCGAAAGCCCAAAGACTTTATTATTTTGAAAAACATCAATGTCAACAATCTACAAAATGTATCTGTGGATATTCCCACAGAATGTTTGACCGTAGTTACAGGAATAAGTGGTTCAGGAAAGTCCTCTTTAATTGTAGACGCTCTTTATCAAAAGGCTTATTATCAACTCAGAAAATCTGATTTTGAAGAGAATAAAGAAAGTTTTTATGAGGATGAGGAGTATGAAACAACAGAGCACTTATCCAACTTACCTGATGAAACTTATACCAATCACAACAGTGGCTATGTTTTTATTCCACATACAATAGACTTTGTAGAGTTGATAGATCAAAACCCAGTTCAAAGAAGTTCGCGTTCAAACGTAGTTACTTACACAAAAACCTATGATTTTATCCGTTCTATCTTTGCACAACAACCTCTATCTAAACAAAGAAACTACAGCGAAGGACATTTTTCCTATAATTCCGAACATGGGGCTTGTGATGTATGCGAAGGTGAAGGATACATCACGATTGATATGCAGTTTATGGCAGATTTGAAGTTAGTTTGTGATATTTGTCAAGGCAAACGATTTAAAAAAGATATTTTAGATGTTAAATACAAGGATAAAAACATTTATGAAGTATTACAAATGACAGTAAATGAAGCCATATTATTTTTTAGTGAGCACTTGCGGATTATCAATCGGCTAAAACCTTTGGAGGAAGTAGGCTTGGGCTATATACGATTAGGTCAAAGTACAGATACATTTTCAGGTGGAGAGTTACAACGCTTGAAGCTAGCTGCTTTTTTAGTGGAAGATAAAAACCGAAAAGGATTATATATTTTTGATGAACCTACCACAGGACTGCACTTGTATGACATTGAAAAGTTGGTAAAAGCCTTGAACAAATTAGTAGATCAGGGGCATACCGTAGTAGTAATAGAGCATAATTTAGAATTTATCAAAACTGCAGACTATGTGATTGAATTAGGTCCTGGTGCGGGAGATAAAGGTGGAAAAATAGTATTCACAGGTACGCCTGAAAAAATGATACGAAGCAAAGGCACGGTTACAGGCAGTTTCTTAAAACCTCTTTTACAATTTTGATATTTGAAATGTTCAGTGTAACTTTGCAGTCCTTTTTCAGGTGTTTTGAGTTCATGGATACGTTAAGTTTTAAAACTGTTTCGGCTAACGCCAATACGAAGGATAAAGCGAACGAAAATACTATCCAACGTAAATGGTGGTTAATTGATGCAGAAGCCGAAATTGTGGGGCGCTTAGCAGCGCGCATAGCTTATATTTTGCGCGGCAAGCATAAGCCTATGTACACCCCACACGTAGACTGCGGTGACAATGTAATTGTCATCAATGCAGCAAAGGTTCGTTTTACAGGTAAAAAAATGCTAAAAAAAGAGTACGTCCGCTATACAGGTTATCCTGGCGGGCAGCGCTTTACACCTGTATCTAAGGTGTTTAAACTTCATCCTACGCGTGTTTTAGAGCATGCTGTGTATGGTATGCTTCCTAAAACAAGGTTAGGAGAGCGATTGAAGAAACGCCTATTTATTTATCCAGGGGCTACTCATCCTCATGAAGCGCAAAAACCCGAAAAATTAAATATCACAAGCATTAAAAGATAAGGAGGAGCAATGGTAAAAATCAAGGATGATAAAAAGAACGCAGTAGGTAGACGAAAAACCGCAGTGGCGCGCGTATGGGCAAAGCCAGGTTCAGGCATCATTACCGTAAATGGCAGAAAACTTGAAGATTACTTCCCATTGACGAACTTACAAACTGTAGTCAAGCAGCCCTTAGCCCTTACTAACACTCTTTCTAACTTTGATATTCAAGTAAATGTTAGAGGGGGAGGTATTAGTGGGCAAGCAGAAGCAACCCGCCTGGGAATTGCTCGCGTATTATGCGAAATAGACCCTGAACATCGCCCTGTATTGAAACAAGCAGGTCTGCTTACTCGTGATCCAAGAATGGTAGAGCGTAAAAAACCAGGTCGTAAAAAAGCACGCAAAAGATTTCAATTTTCTAAACGTTAATCAAGAGGAGGAGAGACATCATGAATATTCCAACATACGAACAATTATTAGATGCAGGTGTGCATTTTGGGCATCTTACGCGCAAGTGGCATCCCAAAATGAAGCCCTACATTTTTATGGAGCGCAACGGCATCCACATTATAGATTTATACAAAACCCAAGTTATGCTGCAAGAAGCCTGTGAACTAGCTAAGCAATTAGCACGCACAGGTAAAAAAATTCTATTTGTAGCTACGAAAAAACAAGCAAAAGATATTGTAGCGCAGGAAGTTAGCCGCTGTAACATGCCCTATGTAACCGAACGATGGTTGGGGGGAATGCTTACCAACTTCACTACTGTTCGCAAGTCCATTAAAAAAATGCACGGGCTTGAAAAACTAATGGCAGACGAGGAAAACTACAACAAGCTTAACAAAAAAGAGCGGCTAATGATAGCACGTAAAAAAGATAAAATTGCAAAAGTATTATCAGGTGTAGTAGATTTAGCTCGCCTGCCCGCAGCAGTTTTCATCGTAGATATAAAGAAAGAACACATTGCAGTTGAGGAAGCTAGAAGGTTGGGCATTCCCATCATTGCTATGGTTGACACAAACAGTAATCCCACTCTGGTAGATTATGTCATTCCTGCTAATGACGACGCGGCTAAAT
It contains:
- the uvrA gene encoding excinuclease ABC subunit UvrA; amino-acid sequence: MSTSQQNAFEKKDTQNYILIKGARTHNLKNIDLAIPRNKLIVITGLSGSGKSSLAFDTLYAEGQRKYVESLSAYIRQFVDQMEKPDVDYILGISPAIAIQQKVSTNNSRSTVGTITEIYDYLRLLFARVGQTYSPVSDTIVKTHTIQDVVDFTANLPLNTKVYLTVSNHKKDKRTLKENLEVQLQKGFSRLFYYGQIVDIEDFISTITKKEEHDYIKGNIYLLIDRTIIRENFSQYLNDWSDSVSTAFSEGEGELTLWIESPQTLKLPKNEKLDPSKYYITFSDRFEADGIAFERPTPEFFNFNTAYGACALCQGSGYGHTYSRNLIIPAPELSVKEGAVRIWKGKMQEYLNNFLKTAPRYGFDIDKPYESLTEKEKNILWYGLDTLCVGIIPSIMEALKSNQIYVLNSLEKVKTTGVCASCEGTRVRMETNYVKIGNKNIRQVLQMSISEVLEWINNLELSPYQQKIAERLLIEIQSRLEYVQQVGLEYLTLHRNANTLSGGETQRIHLAKSLGSPLINTLYILDEPSIGLHPNDTQKLIQTLKNLRNLGNTVIVVEHDPEIMKHADYIIDMGKYAGENGGNIVFQGKYSELLKCEQSLTGAYLSGRSSIPVPKNRRKPKDFIILKNINVNNLQNVSVDIPTECLTVVTGISGSGKSSLIVDALYQKAYYQLRKSDFEENKESFYEDEEYETTEHLSNLPDETYTNHNSGYVFIPHTIDFVELIDQNPVQRSSRSNVVTYTKTYDFIRSIFAQQPLSKQRNYSEGHFSYNSEHGACDVCEGEGYITIDMQFMADLKLVCDICQGKRFKKDILDVKYKDKNIYEVLQMTVNEAILFFSEHLRIINRLKPLEEVGLGYIRLGQSTDTFSGGELQRLKLAAFLVEDKNRKGLYIFDEPTTGLHLYDIEKLVKALNKLVDQGHTVVVIEHNLEFIKTADYVIELGPGAGDKGGKIVFTGTPEKMIRSKGTVTGSFLKPLLQF
- the rpsB gene encoding 30S ribosomal protein S2, whose protein sequence is MNIPTYEQLLDAGVHFGHLTRKWHPKMKPYIFMERNGIHIIDLYKTQVMLQEACELAKQLARTGKKILFVATKKQAKDIVAQEVSRCNMPYVTERWLGGMLTNFTTVRKSIKKMHGLEKLMADEENYNKLNKKERLMIARKKDKIAKVLSGVVDLARLPAAVFIVDIKKEHIAVEEARRLGIPIIAMVDTNSNPTLVDYVIPANDDAAKSIHIITSTIVDAIIEGYNERRIDKEKEQEQEQQETNLADNTSTPTEVVTE
- the rplM gene encoding 50S ribosomal protein L13, with amino-acid sequence MDTLSFKTVSANANTKDKANENTIQRKWWLIDAEAEIVGRLAARIAYILRGKHKPMYTPHVDCGDNVIVINAAKVRFTGKKMLKKEYVRYTGYPGGQRFTPVSKVFKLHPTRVLEHAVYGMLPKTRLGERLKKRLFIYPGATHPHEAQKPEKLNITSIKR
- the rpsI gene encoding 30S ribosomal protein S9 gives rise to the protein MVKIKDDKKNAVGRRKTAVARVWAKPGSGIITVNGRKLEDYFPLTNLQTVVKQPLALTNTLSNFDIQVNVRGGGISGQAEATRLGIARVLCEIDPEHRPVLKQAGLLTRDPRMVERKKPGRKKARKRFQFSKR